Proteins from a single region of Hermetia illucens chromosome 3, iHerIll2.2.curated.20191125, whole genome shotgun sequence:
- the LOC119650706 gene encoding adenylosuccinate lyase-like, producing MENSYSSYKSPLSSRYASKEMQYLFSDQFKFSTWRRLWIILAQAEKEIGLSITDDQIEEMKSAVNDVDFEAAAAEEKATRHDVMAHVHVFAKQCPKAAPIIHLGATSCYVGDNTDLIVIKSGLELVLKRLAVLIQNLKKFALEYKDVPTLGFTHLQPAQLTTVGKRATLWIQDLVIDERAIRRCRDDLRFRGVKGTTGTQASFLTLFGDDHEKVKKLDQLVTQLAGFSKSYKVTGQTYSRKVDVEVVGALSSLGCSIHKMCSDLRILASHKELEEPFESTQIGSSAMPYKRNPMRSERCCALARHLITLHSNAANTHATQWMERTLDDSANRRITLSEAFLSADAALLTLTNISQGIVVNQKVIERWINQELPFMSAENVIMEMVKKGGDRQVCHEKIRVLSQEAAAQVKQFGRENDLVERIKRDEYFTPILGQLDKILDPKTFIGRAPQQVVEFLEEEVDPILEMYVDSLKDAKSVSLAI from the exons ATGGAAAATTCCTACAGTTCCTACAAATCGCCACTCAGTTCGCGGTACGCGAGCAAAGAAATGCAATATCTATTCAGTGACCAGTTCAAGTTTTCCACATGGAGGAGGCTCTGGATTATCCTAGCCCAGGCTGAGAAG GAGATTGGTCTTTCCATTACGGACGACCAAATCGAGGAAATGAAATCTGCCGTCAACGACGTCGACTTCGAGGCCGCCGCAGCAGAGGAGAAAGCAACTCGGCACGATGTGATGGCCCACGTTCACGTGTTCGCCAAACAGTGCCCCAAAGCGGCCCCAATCATCCATTTGGGAGCGACTTCTTGCTACGTGGGCGACAACACAGATCTCATTGTTATCAAATCCGGTCTAGAGTTGGTTCTCAAGAGGTTGGCGGTGTTGATACAGAACCTGAAAAAGTTCGCGCTGGAGTACAAAGACGTTCCTACATTGGGCTTCACACATCTGCAGCCGGCGCAACTCACCACTGTGGGCAAGAGGGCGACTTTGTGGATTCAAGACCTCGTAATTGACGAAAGAGCAATAAGGCGATGCCGGGACGATCTTAGATTCCGCGGAGTGAAAGGGACGACCGGCACCCAGGCATCCTTCCTAACTCTATTCGGAGACGACCAcgaaaaggtgaagaagctggACCAGCTTGTCACCCAGTTGGCGGGTTTCTCAAAGAGCTACAAGGTAACGGGCCAAACCTATTCCCGGAAAGTGGATGTCGAAGTGGTTGGGGCTCTATCCAGCCTGGGATGTTCCATACACAAAATGTGCTCTGATCTGCGGATTTTGGCTTCACATAAGGAACTCGAAGAACCTTTCGAAAGCACCCAAATCGGGTCCTCGGCGATGCCCTACAAACGTAACCCCATGCGTTCGGAACGCTGCTGCGCTCTTGCCCGTCATCTGATCACTTTACactcgaacgcagccaacacTCATGCCACGCAATGGATGGAGCGGACGCTGGACGACTCCGCCAACCGTCGCATAACTCTTTCAGAGGCATTCCTCTCCGCCGATGCAGCTCTTCTCACGCTGACCAACATCTCACAGGGGATCGTAGTCAATCAGAAAGTAATCGAGCGCTGGATCAACCAGGAGCTGCCGTTCATGTCTGccgagaacgttatcatggagaTGGTGAAAAAGGGGGGCGACCGCCAAGTTTGCCACGAGAAAATTCGCGTCTTATCGCAAGAGGCAGCTGCCCAAGTGAAGCAATTCGGCCGCGAGAACGATTTAGTCGAACGGATCAAGCGGGATGAATATTTCACGCCTATTTTAGGGCAATTGGATAAGATTTTGGACCCGAAGACCTTCATTGGTCGAGCTCCACAGCAAGTCGTCGAGTTCCTCGAGGAGGAAGTGGATCCGATCTTAGAAATGTACGTGGATTCTCTCAAGGACGCGAAGTCTGTTTCGTTGGCCATTTAA